One Owenweeksia hongkongensis DSM 17368 genomic region harbors:
- a CDS encoding M23 family metallopeptidase, whose protein sequence is MTKIWNFPHKDYMKQRSPLAFFALFLFSFLANAQDYPQDEFISPLEMPLFLSGTFGELRTNHFHAGIDIKTGGREGQRVLAVADGFVSRIKVSPYGYGNALYIVHPNGYTSVYGHLQRFNDTIQAFIREEQKRQKSFEVELFPLAKVFPVKQGDLVALSGNSGGSGGPHLHFEIRDTRTEKIINPLLFGFDVKDGRSPDIYNLEVYEFDKEELVSSYTRSLLRQGDGVYSLTGNSLIEVSNPASFGITTTDRLDGVPNKNGVYSIRMIIGEEVYYHFVAETFAFAETRYINSHIDFAQKACCRRTINKMYLEPNNQFSAYRVKERMKLTDLVADSIYPVNIEVSDRAGNVSTLNFELKYSPPEVELAEAPEPDLPKFNYAQTNFFKKDNFQVVLPEGALYSDIYVQYEKKAACSECLSFIHEIATREVPVQKYYTLKIKPDAEYHGDKSKLFIASFKDGKLDDYEGGRWENGFVVARTRQFGEFAVMVDTVPPSVSPVNFRDGSNVHGASRLSFIISDKLSGIDDYSVTIDGEWVLFEYDAKNRLIYTDVRALNLEDGERVLRISVSDDKGNVTEKTYHLIF, encoded by the coding sequence TTGACCAAAATCTGGAACTTTCCTCATAAAGACTATATGAAGCAACGCAGCCCACTGGCATTTTTTGCATTATTTCTGTTTTCATTTCTGGCAAATGCTCAGGATTATCCACAAGATGAATTCATCTCACCACTAGAAATGCCTCTTTTTTTGTCAGGCACTTTTGGTGAATTGCGTACCAATCACTTTCATGCGGGTATTGATATAAAAACTGGTGGACGTGAGGGGCAGCGGGTGCTAGCGGTAGCTGATGGTTTTGTATCTCGCATCAAAGTATCTCCTTACGGCTACGGAAATGCCTTGTATATAGTTCACCCCAATGGATACACTTCGGTGTATGGGCACCTACAGCGATTTAATGATACCATTCAGGCTTTTATCCGCGAGGAGCAAAAAAGACAAAAATCTTTTGAAGTTGAACTTTTTCCTCTGGCCAAAGTGTTTCCCGTAAAGCAGGGTGATTTAGTAGCCCTTTCGGGGAATAGTGGTGGCAGTGGTGGCCCACATTTACATTTTGAAATAAGAGATACACGAACTGAAAAAATCATCAATCCCTTACTTTTTGGTTTTGATGTAAAAGATGGCCGTAGTCCTGATATTTATAATCTGGAGGTGTATGAGTTTGATAAAGAAGAACTCGTTTCATCCTACACGCGCAGCCTTTTGCGCCAAGGCGATGGGGTGTATAGCCTTACAGGAAATAGCCTTATAGAGGTTTCTAACCCAGCATCATTTGGGATAACCACCACCGACAGATTGGATGGGGTTCCCAATAAAAATGGTGTGTATAGCATAAGAATGATAATTGGCGAGGAGGTCTATTATCATTTTGTGGCGGAGACTTTTGCTTTCGCGGAAACGCGTTACATCAATAGCCATATAGATTTTGCTCAAAAAGCTTGCTGTCGCAGGACCATTAACAAAATGTATTTGGAGCCAAATAATCAATTTTCGGCTTACCGTGTAAAGGAGCGCATGAAGCTTACAGATTTGGTGGCGGATTCTATTTACCCTGTAAATATAGAAGTGAGTGATAGAGCAGGGAATGTGAGCACACTCAACTTTGAACTAAAGTACAGCCCACCAGAGGTAGAGTTGGCAGAAGCTCCAGAACCGGATTTGCCCAAGTTTAACTATGCTCAAACTAACTTTTTTAAGAAAGATAACTTTCAGGTAGTGTTACCTGAAGGTGCATTGTATTCAGATATTTATGTTCAGTATGAAAAGAAAGCAGCCTGCAGTGAGTGCCTGTCTTTTATTCATGAAATAGCAACTCGTGAGGTGCCTGTGCAGAAGTATTATACTTTAAAAATAAAGCCTGATGCGGAATATCATGGTGATAAGAGCAAGCTATTCATTGCTAGTTTTAAAGATGGAAAGTTAGATGACTACGAAGGTGGCCGCTGGGAAAATGGCTTTGTAGTAGCACGTACGCGCCAGTTTGGTGAGTTTGCGGTAATGGTGGACACTGTTCCACCAAGCGTTAGCCCTGTGAATTTTAGAGATGGCTCCAATGTACACGGTGCATCACGACTTTCTTTTATCATTTCTGACAAGCTTAGCGGCATTGATGATTACTCAGTTACCATAGACGGGGAGTGGGTTCTTTTTGAATATGATGCCAAGAACAGACTTATTTATACCGATGTTCGCGCCTTGAACCTTGAGGACGGGGAACGTGTTTTACGTATTAGCGTAAGTGATGATAAGGGGAATGTGACGGAGAAGACTTATCATCTTATCTTTTAG
- a CDS encoding carboxypeptidase-like regulatory domain-containing protein gives MRFKIILGIFALCVATYDVCAQQPKDPVQMSGIVLSGDAEPQFMPYVNIVVKKRKRGAATNSEGFFSFAVLPGDTLLFSSIGFRTETLVIPDTLDEKEYLSRVIMNRDTTLLQEVTLYPWPTPEQFKEEFLATRVPTTEEDIAMRNLAIQELKARAAKMGYSAAEIQDYVIAAKNAEIYNYGRYNNYSGGGTAILGSLSNPFAWAQFFEALKRGDFDSDSSR, from the coding sequence ATGAGATTTAAAATTATACTTGGAATTTTTGCTTTGTGCGTGGCTACATATGATGTGTGTGCACAGCAGCCCAAAGATCCTGTACAGATGTCGGGTATTGTGCTTTCGGGAGATGCCGAGCCACAATTTATGCCTTACGTGAATATTGTAGTTAAAAAACGCAAGCGCGGAGCAGCAACCAATTCAGAAGGTTTCTTCTCTTTTGCAGTACTGCCTGGCGATACTTTACTTTTTTCAAGCATCGGTTTTAGAACCGAAACGTTGGTAATTCCAGATACTTTGGATGAAAAAGAATATTTGTCTCGGGTGATAATGAACCGCGACACCACCTTGCTGCAAGAGGTGACTTTATATCCTTGGCCTACGCCAGAACAGTTTAAGGAAGAATTTTTGGCTACTCGTGTGCCAACTACAGAAGAAGATATTGCCATGCGAAATCTCGCCATTCAAGAATTAAAAGCACGTGCTGCCAAAATGGGCTACAGTGCGGCCGAAATTCAAGATTATGTGATAGCAGCAAAGAATGCTGAGATTTATAATTACGGCAGATATAATAATTACTCAGGTGGTGGTACGGCCATCCTTGGTTCATTAAGTAACCCATTTGCTTGGGCACAATTCTTTGAAGCTCTCAAAAGAGGAGATTTCGATTCAGACTCCTCAAGATAA
- a CDS encoding TonB-dependent receptor, whose product MLIRFYRLLATLSLFLLGMMMHAQENQKRGTFIRGTVTDEQGKPLDGAKVTLGTFYALTIEDGSYEIEIPHGDNQIVYFTSFGYNPDTTVFSIKKGESLTLNKSITLMPNVLNNVEIVDKRSRFDNQVSVRKKEIDAYVGAGSSVEGIIKTLPGVSSYSELSSQYSVRGGNFDENLVYVNGIEIYRPFLVSNGQQEGLSFVNGAMVENVDFSAGGFEARYGDKMASVLDITYRQPKEFAMRAEGSLLGGGLTYENLHFKKRLSVLVGARYRTNQLLLGSLDTEGDFKPSYTDIQAYLTYYLTDEWELSFLGNYSRNQYKVVPTSRTTDFGTFQEALRLNVFFDGKEDYDFVTRFGALTAVNRPSKKVELKYTASVFQTTEQEYFDVIAAYSLGELNNNLGSDDFGEISFIRGVGGFQNYARNNLDAIVANVAHDGFWDKGEVSWRWGLKFQGEDIIDRYKEWEMIDSAGYNVPHNSSVNGVLGYVNDTIPVAIYTVDSVQKNLELFESYDSRANLTSYRVMAYVERSQLFERWGDDFFLNIGLRSNYWTFNKQNVISPRASFSWKPDWEKDMVFRLASGFYYQPPFYREMRDIAGGLNEDIKAQRSIHLVLGNDYQLKLWNRPFKMVTEVYYKNFDNLIPYDMDNVRIRYTAENSSKGYAAGIDYRLNGEFVQGVESWASISLMTIQEDIEGDGVGYLPRPTDQRLNFKIFFQDYLPRDPTFRVSGTVTFGTGLPFGPPQATAEEREYRLPPYRRVDLGFTKDIILESRTYESKFWGAFKSMYVTLEVFNLFGTNNTISYLWVKDISTARDYAVPNYLTGRLLNLRLVCKF is encoded by the coding sequence ATGCTTATTCGCTTTTACCGATTGCTAGCCACATTGTCTCTATTTCTATTGGGGATGATGATGCATGCACAGGAAAATCAAAAACGAGGAACCTTTATTAGAGGAACTGTAACCGATGAGCAAGGAAAGCCATTGGACGGTGCTAAAGTGACTCTCGGAACTTTTTACGCGCTGACCATAGAAGATGGTAGCTATGAAATTGAAATCCCGCATGGGGATAACCAGATTGTATATTTTACCAGCTTTGGGTACAATCCTGACACAACAGTTTTTAGTATTAAAAAAGGGGAAAGCCTAACACTGAATAAGTCAATCACCTTGATGCCAAACGTTTTGAACAACGTTGAAATCGTAGATAAGCGCTCACGTTTTGACAATCAGGTATCGGTACGAAAAAAAGAAATTGATGCCTATGTGGGGGCAGGGTCGAGCGTAGAGGGAATCATTAAAACATTGCCTGGGGTAAGCAGCTATAGTGAGTTGAGTTCACAATACTCTGTGCGTGGTGGTAACTTTGATGAAAACCTTGTTTATGTAAATGGCATTGAAATTTACCGCCCATTCTTGGTGAGCAATGGCCAACAAGAGGGATTGAGTTTTGTGAATGGTGCTATGGTAGAAAATGTGGATTTTTCTGCCGGTGGTTTTGAAGCTCGTTATGGCGATAAGATGGCCTCAGTACTGGATATTACTTATCGTCAACCCAAGGAGTTTGCCATGCGTGCCGAAGGAAGTCTTTTGGGAGGCGGCCTTACCTATGAAAATCTTCATTTCAAAAAACGTCTTTCTGTATTAGTTGGCGCACGTTATCGTACCAACCAACTTCTTTTAGGGTCTTTAGATACCGAAGGCGATTTTAAACCTAGCTACACCGATATTCAGGCTTACCTTACCTATTACCTTACGGATGAGTGGGAGCTAAGTTTTTTAGGAAACTATAGCCGAAACCAGTATAAAGTTGTGCCTACCAGCAGAACTACCGACTTTGGTACTTTTCAGGAGGCGCTTCGCTTGAATGTGTTTTTTGATGGAAAAGAAGATTATGATTTTGTAACGCGATTTGGGGCCTTAACGGCAGTAAATCGCCCATCTAAAAAAGTGGAATTGAAGTACACGGCTTCAGTGTTTCAAACCACTGAGCAGGAGTATTTTGATGTGATTGCTGCTTATAGTTTGGGTGAGCTAAACAACAATTTAGGTTCAGATGATTTTGGTGAGATTTCTTTCATACGTGGAGTTGGAGGTTTTCAGAACTATGCTCGAAATAACTTGGATGCAATTGTAGCGAATGTAGCTCATGATGGATTTTGGGATAAAGGTGAAGTAAGCTGGCGCTGGGGATTAAAGTTTCAGGGAGAAGATATTATTGACCGCTACAAAGAGTGGGAAATGATTGACTCGGCAGGCTATAATGTGCCTCATAATTCAAGTGTAAACGGAGTGCTGGGCTATGTTAATGATACAATCCCAGTGGCGATTTACACTGTGGATTCTGTGCAAAAAAACTTAGAGCTATTCGAAAGCTATGATAGCCGTGCAAACTTGACTTCCTACCGTGTGATGGCTTATGTAGAGCGTTCACAACTTTTTGAAAGATGGGGAGACGACTTCTTTTTGAATATTGGTCTCCGTTCCAATTATTGGACTTTCAACAAGCAAAATGTAATAAGCCCACGTGCTAGTTTTAGCTGGAAACCAGATTGGGAGAAGGATATGGTTTTCCGATTGGCCTCCGGGTTTTATTATCAGCCACCTTTTTATCGTGAGATGCGTGACATTGCCGGGGGATTGAATGAGGATATCAAAGCACAGCGCTCCATCCATTTGGTACTGGGGAATGATTATCAGCTAAAACTATGGAACCGTCCATTTAAAATGGTGACTGAGGTTTATTATAAGAACTTCGACAACCTTATACCTTATGATATGGACAATGTGCGAATTCGCTACACTGCAGAAAATAGCTCAAAGGGTTACGCAGCGGGTATCGATTATCGCCTTAATGGTGAATTTGTGCAGGGAGTGGAAAGTTGGGCTAGTATTTCACTTATGACCATTCAGGAAGATATAGAAGGTGATGGCGTGGGTTACTTACCACGTCCTACCGACCAGCGGTTAAACTTTAAGATTTTCTTCCAGGATTATTTGCCACGCGACCCTACATTCCGAGTAAGCGGTACAGTTACTTTTGGAACGGGTCTGCCATTTGGTCCGCCACAGGCCACAGCAGAAGAACGGGAATACAGATTACCTCCTTATCGTAGAGTGGATCTTGGTTTTACCAAAGACATTATTTTGGAAAGTCGCACTTACGAATCTAAGTTTTGGGGCGCTTTCAAAAGTATGTATGTAACCCTGGAAGTATTCAACCTTTTTGGAACCAACAACACCATTAGCTACCTGTGGGTAAAGGATATTTCTACCGCCCGAGATTATGCTGTGCCTAATTATCTTACGGGAAGATTGCTGAACTTGAGATTGGTGTGTAAGTTTTAG